In Candidatus Omnitrophota bacterium, the genomic stretch CTCGAGCCTTGAGTTAAAGCCGGGGATGCCGGCGGACGCGTACATAACGGAATAAAATGCCTGCCATAAAGACCATAAATTTGACAAGAAAATTCGGCGATCTTACCGCTGTAGATAATCTCAATATAGAAATTCCGGAAGGAGAGATATTCGGGCTTGTCGGCCCTGACGGCGCCGGCAAGACTACAACGATGCGCCTGTTGACAGGCATTTTGGATCCCACGCTCGGAGAGGCATGGGTTTATAACAAGCATACCGTAAAAGACGCGGAAACATTGAAAGACAATATAGCGTATATGTCACAGCGGTTCGGCCTCTATGAAGATCTTACCGTGATGGAGAATATAAATTTTTATGCAGATATATATTGTGTACCCCCCGGCAGTGAAAGGGACAAAAGAATAGAAAAGCTGCTCGGTTTTTCAGGACTCACTCCCTTCAAGGGCAGGCTCGCGGGAAAACTTTCCGGCGGCATGAAGCAGAAGGCAGGGTTAGCCTGCGCGCTTATCCACACTCCTAAGGTATTATTTCTTGACGAGCCCACCAACGGGGTCGATCCGGTTTCGCGCAGAGACTTTTGGCAGATACTCTACCAGTTATTGAAAGAAAAAGTGTCGATACTTTTTTCTACGTCGTATCTTGACGAGGCCGAGCGTTGTAAGAGAGTCGGCCTGATCCATAAGGGCAAATTATTGCGCTGCGATACGCCCGACGCTATCAAGGCGGAAAAGAAGGCGAAGACTTTGGAAGAGGCTTTCATAGAGATAATAAAGGAATCGGGCCATGGATGATATTGCCGTAAGCGTCCAGAATCTGGAAAAAAAGTTCGGCAATTTTACGGCCGTAAATAAGATAAATTTTGAGGTCAAAAGCGGCGAGATATTCGGATTTTTAGGGCCAAATGGCGCGGGCAAGTCCACTACGATAAGGATGCTTTGCGGTATAATAACTCCTACTTCCGGCACAGGGAAAGTGGGAGGCTTTGATATAAATAAAGAGCAGGAGAAGATAAAGCAGAATATAGGTTACATGTCGCAGAAATTTTCGCTCTACGACGATCTTACGGTGGAAGAGAATATAAATTTTTACGGTGGTATATACAAACTCTCAAAAAAAGATCTTGCCGAAAGAAAAGAGGACATAATAAAACTGGCCGATATAGCGCCGCTTCGCCATTCTCTTACAAAAACCCTGTCCGGCGGATGGAAACAGCGCCTTGCGCTGGGATGCGCCCTGATTCATAAGCCAAATTTCATATTCCTGGATGAACCGACCTCAGGCGTTGATCCTATAACAAGAAGCAACTTTTGGGATATTATAAAAGGCCTCGCTAAAAAAGGCGTTACCGTATTTGTTACCACTCACTATATGGACGAGGCGGAAAATTGCAACCGTATGACGCTTATCTATAAAGGCACTATTATAGCCATGGGCACGCCCGAAGAGATGAAGACGAAGTTCATGAAGAACGACGTTATCCAGATAATAGCTCCCGGCGCCGAGGAGTGGATAGATAAGATAGCGTTGTT encodes the following:
- a CDS encoding ABC transporter ATP-binding protein, with the translated sequence MDDIAVSVQNLEKKFGNFTAVNKINFEVKSGEIFGFLGPNGAGKSTTIRMLCGIITPTSGTGKVGGFDINKEQEKIKQNIGYMSQKFSLYDDLTVEENINFYGGIYKLSKKDLAERKEDIIKLADIAPLRHSLTKTLSGGWKQRLALGCALIHKPNFIFLDEPTSGVDPITRSNFWDIIKGLAKKGVTVFVTTHYMDEAENCNRMTLIYKGTIIAMGTPEEMKTKFMKNDVIQIIAPGAEEWIDKIALLQGIKEAALFGSAIHAVTPDAKKAAPLIKDMLNKEGCKDCKINKIKATLEDVFVSLIENYDKDHA